A single genomic interval of Daucus carota subsp. sativus chromosome 1, DH1 v3.0, whole genome shotgun sequence harbors:
- the LOC108223420 gene encoding gamma-soluble NSF attachment protein: MASSDPDKLITKADKLTKLSMTRWSADWRGATSLYEQAALGFRLAKKYEKAKVAFEKASKGQEMLSSPWDAAKHMESAAALAKELGNWREVADFYRQASMLYSECGRAQPASDALAKGARALEEAAPDEAVTLYTEACDTLEEDGKEQMAFDLYRAATSVYIKLEKYLDAATFLIRWGVSADKCNATHSQCKAYLSAIIVYLYANDFDQAQKCYNDCSQIDAFLSSDQSRCAAKLLSAYTDGDVEEIKRVAQSSTISNLDHAIIRLARKLPTGDVSGLKSETGKEQEEPLDEDDLT; the protein is encoded by the exons ATGGCCAGTTCCGATCCCGACAAGCTCATCACTAAAGCCGATAAACT GACAAAGCTCAGCATGACAAGATGGAGTGCTGATTGGAGGGGCGCTACTAGTTTATATGAACAGGCAG CTCTTGGGTTTAGACTTGCCAAAAAGTATGAGAAAGCAAAAGTAGCATTTGAGAAAGCTTCAAAAGGACAGGAAATGCTGTCATC ACCTTGGGATGCTGCTAAGCATATGGAGTCTGCTGctgctctggcaaaggaactgGGCAACTGGAGAGAAGTTGCTGATTTCTATAGACAGGCATCTATGTTATACAGTGAGTGTGGGAGGGCACAACCTGCCTCGGATGCACTTGCAAAAGGTGCTCG TGCACTCGAAGAAGCTGCACCTGATGAAGCTGTTACTCTGTATACGGAGGCTTGTGATACCCTTGAAGAGGATGGCAAAGAACAAATGGCCTTTGATCTATATCGTGCTGCTACCAGTGTTTATATAAAGCTTGAGAA GTACTTGGATGCTGCAACTTTTCTTATAAGGTGGGGCGTGTCAGCTGACAAGTGCAATGCAACACATAGCCAATGCAAG GCATATCTCAGTGCAATTATTGTCTACCTGTACGCTAATGACTTCGATCAAGCGCAGAAGTGCTACAATGATTGTAGTCA GATTGATGCTTTCTTGAGTAGTGATCAAAGTCGATGTGCAGCTAAACTTCTTTCTGCATACACTGATGGTGATGTTGAAGAAATTAAGCGCGTAGCTCAGTCGAGCACTATATCCAATCTTGACCATGCT ATCATTAGGCTTGCAAGAAAGCTACCAACAGGCGACGTGAGCGGACTCAAAAGTGAGACCGGAAAGGAGCAAGAAGAGCCACTAGATGAAGACGATCTCACTTAA
- the LOC108223579 gene encoding probable LRR receptor-like serine/threonine-protein kinase At3g47570: MIFPCFAILVILTISATSDCNYNAAATFLSNVTDRQALLSVRTYITGHPPVLSSWNNSIHFCHWEGVICSRRHQRVMVLNLSSQQLEGTLSPHIGNLSFLRAIFLDGNTLRGFIPVEIGKLFRLRHLYLGSNFFQGRFPMSLSYCLELKSISIPKNSLKGNLPEFTSWSKLTSFNALKNNFTGPIPSSIGNMSSLQFLDLGGNFLTGSIPLEVSDLSKLEYLQLAGNNLSGKVPVQLYNISSLSSFSLAINELLEGNLPADLGSTLPNLQVFFAGGNSFSGPFPPSITNASQLVLIDIAYNYIVGPLPMNLGSLRSLEEINLGDNKLGINQQPGDLGFLDSLVNSTGLEYVGLNENGFSGEIPSSIVNLSTTLDGLSLYGNNIYGSIPREIGNLLNITELSLSENMLTGSIPASICKLSKLGSLSLGNNNISGVIPACIGNITGLLLLSLESNMLHETIPPSLFNISSLQELRLFSNLLSGMIPEHIGLSSLSRGLFLQQNLLTGPLPSNIGSLIHLVKLRVSDNRLTGVIPASLRDCVMLEELLMEGNLFDGSIPSSLKGLRSLAFLDLSNNNISGNIPRFLGELPQIQFLNLSHNKLGGDVPKKGLFSNVSAFSIVGNFQLCGGIQALKLRACPANISKTKEKQFPLRILPLIIVLPLAALFAFFAFGFYQIKKSKKKNAPILVLPEEKYPRISYQDLLLATDNFSPNNWLGGGKYGSVYKGIMDSSQQNIAVKVLNIEVHGANKNFLVECETLRIVRHRNLIKIITACSSTDFKGNDFKALVFELMKNGSLDNWLHPSLSNQETERNLTLLQRLDIAIDVASAVDYLHHQCPTKILHSDIKPSNILLDEELVARVGDFGLARILLTSTGDINNQAQSNSNSTGVRGTVGYVPPEYGMGGKISAEGDVYSYGILLLEMFSGQRPTSILMENANDLHDYVKKALPHGVMKITDPRIVIQREDGGSHGGDIVAKSGISSKMEVCLASIFEVGILCSVEIPKERIDIGIAVKLLRVARDKLLKHGQ, translated from the exons ATGATTTTCCCTTGTTTTGCCATTCTTGTCATTCTAACAATATCAGCCACTTCAGATTGTAACTACAATGCTGCAGCGACATTTTTAAGTAATGTCACAGACCGACAAGCTTTGCTTTCTGTCAGGACTTACATAACAGGACATCCGCCTGTGCTGAGTTCGTGGAACAATTCCATCCACTTTTGTCACTGGGAAGGCGTTATATGCAGCCGCAGACATCAGAGAGTAATGGTTCTGAATCTTTCATCACAACAACTGGAAGGTACTTTGTCTCCTCATATTGGAAATCTCTCCTTCCTCAGAGCCATTTTTCTTGATGGAAACACCCTTCGCGGCTTTATCCCTGTAGAAATTGGTAAGCTGTTTCGCCTACGACATCTTTACCTAGGAAGTAATTTCTTTCAAGGTCGATTTCCAATGAGTTTAAGTTACTGTTTGGAACTTAAAAGTATCAGTATACCCAAAAACTCTCTCAAAGGAAATTTACCTGAATTTACTTCTTGGTCTAAATTGACATCTTTCAATGCACTGAAAAACAATTTCACTGGACCAATTCCGTCTTCAATTGGGAATATGTCTTCTCTTCAATTCCTTGATCTAGGAGGAAACTTCTTAACAGGGAGCATCCCTTTGGAAGTTTCTGATCTTTCGAAATTAGAATATCTTCAACTGGCAGGAAACAATCTATCAGGTAAGGTTCCTGTGCAACTTTACAATATCTCTTCTCTCTCATCTTTTAGCTTGGCTATAAATGAGTTACTAGAAGGAAATCTTCCAGCAGATTTAGGCTCCACCCTTCCTAACCTGCAAGTATTCTTTGCCGGAGGCAATAGTTTTTCAGGGCCTTTTCCACCATCAATAACTAATGCTTCACAGCTTGTTCTTATTGACATAGCATATAACTATATTGTTGGCCCTTTGCCAATGAATTTGGGAAGCCTCCGGAGTCTTGAAGAGATAAACCTGGGTGACAATAAACTTGGAATCAATCAGCAGCCTGGTGACTTAGGCTTCCTCGATTCCTTGGTCAACAGTACTGGTCTAGAGTATGTTGGCCTAAATGAAAATGGTTTTAGTGGCGAGATCCCAAGCTCCATTGTCAATCTCTCGACAACATTAGATGGTTTGAGCTTATATGGAAATAACATATATGGAAGCATACCCCGAGAAATTGGCAATCTCTTGAACATAACAGAACTTTCATTGTCTGAAAACATGTTAACAGGAAGTATTCCTGCATCTATTTGTAAGTTATCAAAGTTAGGTAGTCTGTCCCTAGGCAATAACAACATTTCAGGAGTAATTCCAGCTTGCATAGGGAACATTACTGGATTGCTTCTTCTCAGTTTGGAGAGTAACATGCTCCATGAAACCATACCTCCTTCATTGTTCAATATCTCATCTTTACAAGAATTGAGGCTTTTCAGCAACCTCCTCAGTGGCATGATACCTGAACATATTGGACTTTCTTCACTCAGTCGCGGTCTTTTCTTGCAGCAAAATCTGTTGACTGGGCCACTGCCATCCAACATTGGAAGCTTAATACATCTTGTGAAACTACGTGTTTCAGACAACAGACTTACTGGAGTGATACCGGCTAGTCTGCGCGATTGTGTGATGTTGGAGGAACTGCTCATGGAAGGAAATCTTTTTGATGGGAGCATTCCATCTTCTTTAAAAGGTTTAAGAAGTCTTGCATTTCTGGATCTTTCAAACAACAATATATCTGGAAATATTCCACGATTTCTCGGTGAGTTGCCTCAAATTCAGTTCCTTAATCTATCACACAACAAACTTGGAGGTGACGTGCCCAAGAAAGGTCTGTTCTCAAATGTTAGTGCTTTTTCAATTGTCGGAAATTTTCAGCTTTGCGGAGGTATTCAAGCATTGAAATTGCGTGCTTGTCCTGCAAACATCTCAAAGACTAAGGAAAAGCAATTTCCATTGAGAATTCTGCCCCTGATTATTGTTCTTCCTCTTGCGGCATTGTTCGCATTTTTTGCCTTTGGATTCTACCAAATTAAGAAATCTAAGAAGAAGAATGCTCCAATCTTGGTTTTGCCTGAAGAAAAATACCCTAGAATTTCGTATCAAGATCTTCTACTAGCAACAGATAATTTTTCACCAAACAACTGGCTAGGTGGTGGAAAATATGGTTCGGTGTACAAAGGAATTATGGATTCATCGCAACAGAATATCGCAGTGAAAGTGCTAAATATTGAAGTACATGGAGCCAACAAGAATTTTTTGGTGGAATGTGAAACGTTGAGGATTGTTCGTCATCGAAATCTCATCAAGATCATCACAGCTTGTTCTAGCACTGATTTTAAGGGTAATGACTTCAAGGCATTGGTTTTTGAGTTAATGAAGAATGGGAGTCTAGACAATTGGTTACATCCAAGTCTATCTAATCAAGAGACTGAAAGAAACTTGACTCTACTCCAGAGGTTGGATATTGCTATCGATGTTGCATCTGCGGTGGATTACCTGCATCATCAATGTCCGACAAAAATCCTTCACAGTGATATAAAGCCAAGCAATATTCTTCTTGACGAGGAATTGGTTGCTCGTGTTGGTGATTTTGGTTTGGCCAGAATTCTGTTAACCAGTACAGGTGACATAAATAATCAAGCACAATCGAATTCTAATTCGACAGGCGTTCGAGGTACCGTTGGATATGTTCCTCCAG AATATGGAATGGGAGGGAAGATATCTGCGGAAGGAGACGTGTATAGCTATGGTATTCTATTACTAGAAATGTTCTCGGGCCAAAGACCTACAAGCATTTTGATGGAGAATGCTAATGATCTACACGATTATGTGAAGAAGGCTCTTCCCCATGGAGTGATGAAGATTACCGATCCCCGAATTGTTATACAGCGAGAGGATGGCGGCTCTCACGGGGGAGATATAGTTGCAAAGAGTGGCATATCGAGCAAGATGGAAGTTTGCTTGGCTTCAatatttgaagttggaattttATGTTCGGTTGAAATTCCGAAAGAACGGATTGACATTGGTATCGCCGTTAAGCTCCTACGTGTAGCAAGAGACAAACTTCTGAAGCACGGGCAGTAA
- the LOC108208601 gene encoding subtilisin-like protease SBT2.3 isoform X1: MGRIDGVHLVVVLCLGISVGWVCCQDNDNVTAVYIVTLKEAPGAVYNAEFVVKTKPLKQDGKVNRLDKPLASNISRRGWYNGHNISRYHDSILREVLKGENYLKLYSYHYLINGFAVLVTPPQAVKLSQRREIANVVLDFSVRTATTYTPQFLGLPQGAWPKNGGFETAGEGVVIGFVDTGIDPKHPSFSDDSSGNPYPIPKHFSGICEITRDFPSGSCNRKLVGARHFAASAITRGIFNASKDYASPSDGDGHGTHTAATAAGNHGIPVIVAGHHYGDASGMAPRSHIAVYKALYKSFGGFAADVVAAIDQAAQDGVDIISLSITPNRRPPGIATYFNPIDMALLAAVKVGIFVVQAAGNTGPSAKSISSFSPWIFTVGAAAHGRVYSNSILLGNNISIPGVGLAPGTKNASMYTMVSAVHALNDTAAVDNMYVGECQDPNSLNRDIIQGNLLICSYSIRFVLGMSSIKQALTTAKNLSAVGVVFYLDPFVIGYQLNPVPMAIPGIILSSPDDSKILLQYYNSSLSRDVITQKITKFGAAASISGGVKATFSNSVPKVMYYSARGPDPEDKFLDNADILKPNLVAPGNLIWSAWSSHGTDSSEFLGENFAMMSGTSMAAPHVAGLAALIKKKFPSFSPSAIGSALSTTASLNDKNGQLMMAQRAYSNPDLNQSPATPFDMGSGFVNATAALDPGLIFDVAYDDYMSFLCSINGSSPVVLNFTGMSCKTSTINGADLNLPSITIAKLNQSRTVQRTVMNIARNETYRVGWTAPLGASLKAEPMQFFIASGERQVLTISINATANSPVVTFGKIGLFGDKGHTIHIPLSIISKNCYNTTNT; encoded by the exons atggGGAGGATTGATGGAGTGCATTTAGTAGTGGTGCTTTGTTTGGGGATTTCAGTGGGATGGGTTTGCTGTCAAGATAATGATAATGTTACTGCTGTGTATATTGTGACTCTGAAGGAAGCTCCTGGTGCTGTTTACAATGCTGAGTTTGTTGTAAAGACTAAACCTTTAAAACAAGATGGGAAAGTAAATAGACTGGACAAGCCATTGGCCAG CAATATCTCAAGAAGGGGCTGGTATAATGGTCATAACATTTCCCGCTACCACGATTCTATATTACGAGAGGTTTTGAAAGGGGAAAATTACCTAAAATTGTATAGCTACCACTACTTGATCAATGGATTTGCAGTCCTGGTTACACCTCCACAG GCAGTGAAACTTTCACAAAGGAGAGAAATTGCAAATGTGGTATTGGATTTCTCAGTCAGAACTGCAACCACTTATACTCCACAATTTTTGGGCCTACCACAAGGGGCGTGGCCTAAAAATGGTGGATTTGAGACTGCTGGAGAAGGAGTTGTGATTGGGTTTGTTGACACCGGAATTGATCCAAAACACCCTAGCTTCTCTGATGATAGTTCCGGAAATCCATACCCGATTCCAAAGCACTTCTCAGGGATCTGTGAAATTACTCGAGATTTCCCGTCTGGTTCATGCAACAGAAAGCTTGTTGGTGCTCGTCATTTTGCTGCATCTGCTATAACACGTGGAATATTTAATGCATCTAAGGACTATGCATCACCTTCTGATGGTGATGGCCATGGCAC GCACACTGCTGCAACTGCAGCAGGGAACCACGGTATACCAGTTATAGTTGCTGGGCATCACTATGGAGATGCCAGTGGGATGGCTCCCCGTTCACA CATTGCTGTTTATAAAGCACTGTATAAGAGCTTTGGAGGGTTTGCTGCAGATGTGGTTGCTGCCATAGACCAG GCAGCACAGGACGGAGTAGACATTATAAGCTTGTCAATCACCCCCAACAGGCGCCCTCCAGGCATTGCAACTTACTTTAACCCAATAGACATGGCTTTGCTGGCAGCTGTAAAAGTAGGTATATTTGTTGTACAAGCAGCTGGAAATACCGGACCATCAGCTAAGAGCATTTCTTCTTTCAGTCCATGGATCTTTACTGTTGGTGCTGCAGCCCATGGTAGGGTCTATAGTAACTCTATTCTTCTTGGAAATAACATCTCCATTCCTGGAGTTGGGCTTGCAC CGGGAACGAAAAATGCTTCAATGTACACAATGGTTTCTGCAGTTCATGCTTTGAATGATACAGCAGCTGTTGATAACATGTATGTGGGGGAATGCCAGGACCCCAATAGCCTGAACCGGGATATTATTCAAGGGAATCTCTTAATTTGTAGCTACTCAATAAGGTTTGTTCTAGGAATGTCCAGCATCAAACAGGCCTTAACTACAGCTAAAAATCTCTCTGCTGTTGGTGTTGTATTCTACCTGGATCCTTTCGTCATAGGTTATCAGCTTAATCCAGTTCCAATGGCGATTCCTGGGATAATACTTTCATCTCCTGATGATTCTAAG ATCTTACTGCAATACTACAATTCTTCCTTGAGCAGAGATGTCATCACACAGAAGATTACCAAATTTGGGGCTGCTGCATCCATTTCAGGCGGAGTGAAGGCAACTTTTAGCAATTCTGTTCCAAAGGTTATGTATTATTCTGCTAGAGGACCAGATCCTGAAGACAAATTTCTTGATAATGCTGACATACTAAAACCTAACCTGGTTGCACCCGGGAACTTGATTTGGTCTGCTTGGAGTTCTCATGGAACTGactcttctgaattcctgg GAGAAAATTTTGCAATGATGTCTGGGACAAGTATGGCGGCTCCTCATGTTGCAGGGCTTGCAGCTTTGATTAAAAAGAAATTTCCTAGTTTTAGTCCTTCAGCTATTGGATCTGCATTGTCAACAACAGCTTCTCTGAATGACAAAAATGGTCAGCTCATGATGGCCCAACGCGCTTATTCTAACCCAGATTTGAATCAGTCTCCTGCAACACCCTTTGACATGGGGAGCGGTTTCGTTAATGCAACTGCAGCATTAGATCCAGGACTAATTTTTGATGTGG CTTATGATGACTACATGTCATTCCTCTGCAGCATAAACGGGTCATCACCAGTAGTCCTAAATTTCACTGGTATGAGCTGCAAAACATCTACCATTAATGGCGCAGACCTAAACTTGCCTTCTATCACAATTGCAAAACTTAATCAGTCAAGAACAGTCCAAAGAACGGTAATGAACATCGCCAGGAATGAGACGTACAGAGTGGGATGGACTGCTCCCTTGGGAGCTTCTTTGAAGGCAGAACCAATGCAGTTTTTCATTGCTAGCGGAGAGAGACAAGTCTTGACCATTTCTATTAATGCCACAGCTAACAGCCCTGTTGTAACCTTTGGAAAAATTGGACTCTTCGGGGATAAAGGTCACACTATTCACATACCTCTATCAATCATTTCGAAAAATTGTTATAACACTACTAACACCTGA
- the LOC108208601 gene encoding subtilisin-like protease SBT2.3 isoform X2: MGRIDGVHLVVVLCLGISVGWVCCQDNDNVTAVYIVTLKEAPGAVYNAEFVVKTKPLKQDGKVNRLDKPLASNISRRGWYNGHNISRYHDSILREVLKGENYLKLYSYHYLINGFAVLVTPPQAVKLSQRREIANVVLDFSVRTATTYTPQFLGLPQGAWPKNGGFETAGEGVVIGFVDTGIDPKHPSFSDDSSGNPYPIPKHFSGICEITRDFPSGSCNRKLVGARHFAASAITRGIFNASKDYASPSDGDGHGTHTAATAAGNHGIPVIVAGHHYGDASGMAPRSHIAVYKALYKSFGGFAADVVAAIDQAAQDGVDIISLSITPNRRPPGIATYFNPIDMALLAAVKVGIFVVQAAGNTGPSAKSISSFSPWIFTVGAAAHAGTKNASMYTMVSAVHALNDTAAVDNMYVGECQDPNSLNRDIIQGNLLICSYSIRFVLGMSSIKQALTTAKNLSAVGVVFYLDPFVIGYQLNPVPMAIPGIILSSPDDSKILLQYYNSSLSRDVITQKITKFGAAASISGGVKATFSNSVPKVMYYSARGPDPEDKFLDNADILKPNLVAPGNLIWSAWSSHGTDSSEFLGENFAMMSGTSMAAPHVAGLAALIKKKFPSFSPSAIGSALSTTASLNDKNGQLMMAQRAYSNPDLNQSPATPFDMGSGFVNATAALDPGLIFDVAYDDYMSFLCSINGSSPVVLNFTGMSCKTSTINGADLNLPSITIAKLNQSRTVQRTVMNIARNETYRVGWTAPLGASLKAEPMQFFIASGERQVLTISINATANSPVVTFGKIGLFGDKGHTIHIPLSIISKNCYNTTNT, translated from the exons atggGGAGGATTGATGGAGTGCATTTAGTAGTGGTGCTTTGTTTGGGGATTTCAGTGGGATGGGTTTGCTGTCAAGATAATGATAATGTTACTGCTGTGTATATTGTGACTCTGAAGGAAGCTCCTGGTGCTGTTTACAATGCTGAGTTTGTTGTAAAGACTAAACCTTTAAAACAAGATGGGAAAGTAAATAGACTGGACAAGCCATTGGCCAG CAATATCTCAAGAAGGGGCTGGTATAATGGTCATAACATTTCCCGCTACCACGATTCTATATTACGAGAGGTTTTGAAAGGGGAAAATTACCTAAAATTGTATAGCTACCACTACTTGATCAATGGATTTGCAGTCCTGGTTACACCTCCACAG GCAGTGAAACTTTCACAAAGGAGAGAAATTGCAAATGTGGTATTGGATTTCTCAGTCAGAACTGCAACCACTTATACTCCACAATTTTTGGGCCTACCACAAGGGGCGTGGCCTAAAAATGGTGGATTTGAGACTGCTGGAGAAGGAGTTGTGATTGGGTTTGTTGACACCGGAATTGATCCAAAACACCCTAGCTTCTCTGATGATAGTTCCGGAAATCCATACCCGATTCCAAAGCACTTCTCAGGGATCTGTGAAATTACTCGAGATTTCCCGTCTGGTTCATGCAACAGAAAGCTTGTTGGTGCTCGTCATTTTGCTGCATCTGCTATAACACGTGGAATATTTAATGCATCTAAGGACTATGCATCACCTTCTGATGGTGATGGCCATGGCAC GCACACTGCTGCAACTGCAGCAGGGAACCACGGTATACCAGTTATAGTTGCTGGGCATCACTATGGAGATGCCAGTGGGATGGCTCCCCGTTCACA CATTGCTGTTTATAAAGCACTGTATAAGAGCTTTGGAGGGTTTGCTGCAGATGTGGTTGCTGCCATAGACCAG GCAGCACAGGACGGAGTAGACATTATAAGCTTGTCAATCACCCCCAACAGGCGCCCTCCAGGCATTGCAACTTACTTTAACCCAATAGACATGGCTTTGCTGGCAGCTGTAAAAGTAGGTATATTTGTTGTACAAGCAGCTGGAAATACCGGACCATCAGCTAAGAGCATTTCTTCTTTCAGTCCATGGATCTTTACTGTTGGTGCTGCAGCCCATG CGGGAACGAAAAATGCTTCAATGTACACAATGGTTTCTGCAGTTCATGCTTTGAATGATACAGCAGCTGTTGATAACATGTATGTGGGGGAATGCCAGGACCCCAATAGCCTGAACCGGGATATTATTCAAGGGAATCTCTTAATTTGTAGCTACTCAATAAGGTTTGTTCTAGGAATGTCCAGCATCAAACAGGCCTTAACTACAGCTAAAAATCTCTCTGCTGTTGGTGTTGTATTCTACCTGGATCCTTTCGTCATAGGTTATCAGCTTAATCCAGTTCCAATGGCGATTCCTGGGATAATACTTTCATCTCCTGATGATTCTAAG ATCTTACTGCAATACTACAATTCTTCCTTGAGCAGAGATGTCATCACACAGAAGATTACCAAATTTGGGGCTGCTGCATCCATTTCAGGCGGAGTGAAGGCAACTTTTAGCAATTCTGTTCCAAAGGTTATGTATTATTCTGCTAGAGGACCAGATCCTGAAGACAAATTTCTTGATAATGCTGACATACTAAAACCTAACCTGGTTGCACCCGGGAACTTGATTTGGTCTGCTTGGAGTTCTCATGGAACTGactcttctgaattcctgg GAGAAAATTTTGCAATGATGTCTGGGACAAGTATGGCGGCTCCTCATGTTGCAGGGCTTGCAGCTTTGATTAAAAAGAAATTTCCTAGTTTTAGTCCTTCAGCTATTGGATCTGCATTGTCAACAACAGCTTCTCTGAATGACAAAAATGGTCAGCTCATGATGGCCCAACGCGCTTATTCTAACCCAGATTTGAATCAGTCTCCTGCAACACCCTTTGACATGGGGAGCGGTTTCGTTAATGCAACTGCAGCATTAGATCCAGGACTAATTTTTGATGTGG CTTATGATGACTACATGTCATTCCTCTGCAGCATAAACGGGTCATCACCAGTAGTCCTAAATTTCACTGGTATGAGCTGCAAAACATCTACCATTAATGGCGCAGACCTAAACTTGCCTTCTATCACAATTGCAAAACTTAATCAGTCAAGAACAGTCCAAAGAACGGTAATGAACATCGCCAGGAATGAGACGTACAGAGTGGGATGGACTGCTCCCTTGGGAGCTTCTTTGAAGGCAGAACCAATGCAGTTTTTCATTGCTAGCGGAGAGAGACAAGTCTTGACCATTTCTATTAATGCCACAGCTAACAGCCCTGTTGTAACCTTTGGAAAAATTGGACTCTTCGGGGATAAAGGTCACACTATTCACATACCTCTATCAATCATTTCGAAAAATTGTTATAACACTACTAACACCTGA
- the LOC108216577 gene encoding coatomer subunit epsilon-1 produces the protein MAAAPDLLFSVRNNFYLGAYQAAINSSNIPNLSPDEAVERDSIIYRSYIAQGSYELVISEIDSSAATPLQAVKLLALYLSNPGNKESTISSLHEWLSDPAIGNNPILRTIAGIIYMHEQDYNEALKHTNAGGTMELHALNVQIFLKMHRSDYAEKQLRIMQQIDEDHTLTQLANAWINLAVGGSKIQEAYLIFQDFSEKYQMTSLILNGKAVCSMHMGNFDEAESLLLEALNKDTKDPETLANMVVCCLHLGKPSSRYLSQLKLSQADHMLVKRISAGEEAFDRAVQTVA, from the exons ATGGCAGCAGCACCAGATCTATTGTTCTCTGTGAGAAACAATTTCTACCTGGGAGCCTATCAGGCCGCTATCAACAGCAGCAATATCCCCAATCTCTCTCCCGATGAAGCTGTCGAGAGAGATTCTATTATTTACCGATCTTACATTGCCCAGGGCAGCTAtgag CTTGTGATTAGCGAAATCGATTCCTCCGCTGCTACGCCTCTCCAGGCCGTCAAACTGCTAGCCTTGTATCTCTCTAATCCTGGGAATAAG GAAAGTACCATCTCAAGCCTCCATGAGTGGCTGTCAGATCCAGCAATTGGAAATAACCCAATCTTACGGACCATTGCTGggattatatatatgcatgagCAAGATTATAATGAAGCTCTGAAACACACAAATGCTGGGGGGACTATGGAATT GCATGCTTTGAATGTTCAGATATTTCTTAAGATGCACCGATCAGATTATGCAGAGAAGCAACTGAGGATCATGCAACAGATTGACGAGGACCATACGTTGACTCAACTTGCAAATGCATGGATAAATCTGGCTGTG GGTGGCTCAAAGATTCAAGAAGCGTATCTCATCTTCCAGGATTTCTCAGAGAAGTATCAGATGACTAGTTTGATTCTGAATGGGAAGGCTGTCTGCAGCATGCACATGGGAAATTTTGATGAAGCTGAATCATTGCTACTTGAAGCACTTAACAAG GACACAAAGGATCCTGAAACATTGGCTAACATGGTTGTGTGCTGCCTTCATCTTGGGAAGCCCTCATCGCGTTATCTTAG TCAGTTAAAACTTTCACAGGCAGACCATATGCTTGTTAAACGTATATCAGCTGGTGAGGAGGCTTTTGACAGAGCAGTGCAGACAGTTGCTTAA
- the LOC108223599 gene encoding transcription factor bHLH52 codes for MALSYYYNWSTQLLDQHLRQDHETTITTDCNDIFFEQDQLVSEDLLLPPELLNFHDNFDTCIDTLFTPNNHFLCSGENVDAYNALLPATVPLNIIPALEMAEEDACFGHFGKRSKIQENYFFSPEMTFHDNYDMGPLLPEFVLPELPVPMPAVFNEGCNDYEVKKAGNAGGKLSQQSIAARVRRRKITEKTQELGKLIPGGQKMNTAEMFQAASKYIKFMQAQIGLLQLMQVTCIAHSSEENDEGMQSPELEPLVTSPLVQEKLYSAEKCLVPRDFVKSLIQKPQLQSNPQLIKDLIKLI; via the exons ATGGCACTTAGCTACTACTACAACTGGAGTACTCAACTACTTGATCAGCATCTCAGACAGGATCATGAAACTACTATAACTACTGAttgtaatgatattttttttgagcAAGACCAATTAGTTTCTGAAGACCTGCTTCTACCACCAGAGCTTCTCAATTTTCATGACAACTTTGACACTTGCATCGACACATTGTTCACTCCAAACAACCACTTCCTCTGCTCGGGTGAAAATGTCGATGCCTACAACGCCCTTTTGCCTGCTACGGTGCCCCTAAACATCATTCCAGCACTGGAAATGGCAGAGGAGGATGCATGCTTTGGTCATTTTGGGAAACGttcaaaaattcaagaaaattattttttctctcCTGAAATGACCTTTCATGACAACTATGACATGGGGCCTTTGCTGCCTGAATTTGTCTTGCCGGAACTTCCAGTTCCAATGCCAGCAGTTTTTAATGAGGGGTGTAATGATTATGAAGTGAAGAAAGCAGGGAATGCAGGAGGGAAGTTGTCACAGCAGAGTATAGCCGCGAGGGTTCGCAGGAGGAAGATAACAGAGAAGACACAAGAGCTTGGGAAGCTAATTCCTGGTGGACAGAAAATGAACACTGCTGAGATGTTTCAAGCTGCTTCTAAATACATCAAATTCATGCAAGCCCAGATTGGGCTTCTTCAACTTATGCAGGTAACTTGCATTGCTCACTCATCT GAGGAAAATGATGAGGGAATGCAGAGTCCTGAACTAGAACCTTTGGTGACATCTCCTTTGGTTCAGGAGAAGCTTTACTCAGCAGAGAAGTGTTTGGTTCCTAGAGATTTTGTTAAGAGCTTAATCCAAAAGCCTCAACTCCAGTCCAATCCTCAGCTCATCAAGGATCTCATTAAGCTGATTTAA